A window of Solanum stenotomum isolate F172 chromosome 3, ASM1918654v1, whole genome shotgun sequence contains these coding sequences:
- the LOC125858073 gene encoding uncharacterized protein LOC125858073, whose translation MVFQKEYLDLFLVPIGLIIMFGYHLHLLYRYLKVPHTTVMGFENNDKRAWVEKIMLDDKKNIDTALTVLGSSLSGATFLASVSLSLSFLIGAWMANNSVFSSELIYGDTRLETMSIKFISLLLCFMLAFSCFVQSSRCFIHANYLISTPDTDIPISYVELAVIRGGDFWSLGLRSLYFATPLLLWFFGPIPMFATSIGMVFLLHYLDKNTRELHRHQSSVNGKQPYQKLDGTTSRRVPMERLVM comes from the exons atgGTTTTCCAAAAAGAGTACCTTGATTTGTTCTTGGTACCAATTGGCTTAATTATTATGTTTGGTTATCATCTTCATTTGCTCTATAGATACCTAAAAGTTCCTCATACTACTGTTATGGGCTTTGAAAATAATGACAAAAGAGCTTGGGTTGAAAAAATTATGTTG GATGATAAAAAGAACATTGATACAGCTCTAACTGTTCTAGGATCTAGTCTCTCTGGAGCAACATTCTTAGCATCTGTTTCACTAAGTTTGAGTTTTCTTATTGGAGCTTGGATGGCCAACAATAGTGTTTTCAGTAGTGAACTAATATATGGTGACACTAGACTAGAAACAATGTCCATCAAATTCATTAGCCTACTTCTCTGCTTCATGCTGGCATTTTCGTGCTTTGTTCAATCATCGAGGTGCTTCATTCACGCGAATTACCTAATCAGTACGCCTGATACTGATATACCGATTAGCTACGTTGAATTGGCTGTGATCAGGGGAGGTGATTTTTGGTCACTAGGACTTAGATCACTTTATTTTGCTACACCTTTGTTGTTGTGGTTTTTTGGTCCTATCCCTATGTTTGCTACGTCTATAGGTATGGTTTTCCTACTCCATTACCTCGATAAGAACACGAGGGAATTGCATAGGCATCAATCATCTGTAAATGGAAAACAGCCATACCAGAAACTCGACGGAACAACGAGTAGGAGAGTACCTATGGAGCGTTTAGTTATGTGA